The Cellulophaga lytica DSM 7489 nucleotide sequence CAACTACCCTGTTAAAAGCATTAAAGACATTAAGTCTCCTTGGGATAAAGAGGTAGTTGCCATTGGCAACAAAATGTATTCTTTAGGATATGTAGAACACAAAGTGTTACGTAAAATGAATGAACCTCGCATACATTTTGCCATTAACTGCGCATCTTACTCTTGCCCTAAATTAGTTAACAAGGCCTTTTTAGCAGATAGTATGGACGCACAGTTAAAAAGTGCGGCTATAGATTTTATTGCTGATAAAAAACGTAATGTTATTACCCCTAATAAAGTAGAATTGTCTGAAATTTTTAAATGGTTTAAGAGTGATTTTACAGAGAACACAACCTTAGTTGGTTTTATAAACAAATACTCTGCAACACAAGTAAAAGATGGTGCCAAGGTTAAGTATATAGATTATAATTGGAGCTTAAATGAAGCAAAGTAAGCTAAGCATTATAATACCCGTTTTAAATGAAGAGGCATCTATTGCTAAATTAATTAAAGAAATTAACACACGTAGCACATTTAAGCAAATAGACGAAATAATAGTAGTAGATGGTGGTAGTACAGATAATACTACCACTATTGCAACTAGTTTAAATGTTACTGTAATTTCTTCAGACAAAGGGCGTGCCAAGCAAATGAATACTGGTGCAAAAGCGGCTAACGGAGATATTCTTTATTTTTTACACGCAGACACTATTCCTCCTTATAATTTTGATTGTAAAATATTAGACTCTATTAGCAAAAACAACTTTGCTGGCAGCTTTAGAATGCAGTTTGACAGTGACAGTTTTTTTCTAAAATTTTTTGCTTGGTTTACTCGTATTAACCATAAAATTTGCAGAGGCGGTGATCAATCTTTATTTATTACCAAGGATTTATTTTTTAAACTAAATGGTTTTAATGAAGAATATATTATTTATGAAGATGGCGAGTTTATAGAGCGTTTATATAAAGCCACAAATTTTAGTGTAATACAAGACAAGGTAACTACATCTGCACGTAAATACCAACAAAAAGGAATGGTAAAATTACAGTATCATTTTGGTGTTATTCACCTTAAAAAAATATTAGGTAAAACTCCGCAAGAATTACACAATTATTACAAAAAAAACATAGCTAATTAGTTGTTTCTAGAATGATCTAACAAAACACCCTCGCTAATCCACTTTGCAAGCGCTTGTCTGTTTTCTGCAACTAATATTCTTTTTTGGTCTTTTTTGTTTTTAATATTTCCTATTTCTATATAAGCCATTGCAGGTATTGTGTTTTTAACCAAATACAATCCGCTCCTATCTAAAAAAGTACCTGTATAATCTCTGTTTGGCTGGTATTCTCTGTATTTAGAGTCAAAAGTTTTATGTATGCTCTCTGCCAACCTTTTTCCGTTACTACTTTTTTCATGATGGTAAAAGAAAACATCAATATTTTGCCCTACACTTCTACTATCTATATGCGTAACAATTAACCTTTGGTATTTACCTTTGTTTTTTATGTACAAATCATTTACCGCATCTACACGTTGTTTTAAACGAGCCACTTGGTTTAAAGGTATTGTTTTATTTGGGTAACAAACCTCATCATAATCTACAGGTAGTATTTTACCATCTCTAATACCATCATTTTCATCTCTAATTATAATATAAACCAACGCTCCGTGAGAAATTAGTTCTCTACCTAAACGTAATGTTATATCATAAGCATACTCGTCTTCAGAAATTAGTTTTTTTCCGTATTTAGTAACAGCACCAGGATCTGGCCCACCGTGCCCAGAAATTAAATAATAAACAGCACCTTTAAGCTTGTTACTTTTGCGTTGTACTGTAGCGTGTTTTTTTCCAAAAATAGGATACCCGTTTACTATGGCTGGCAACTCTTCCTTTCCATCTACTTTTATTAGTCTATCTGGTATAATGTATGTTTTGCCCTCATACAAATGCTTACCGTTTCTTAAATTATCTTTATTTAAAGCAATAAAATCTGAATAATATTTAGACGGACTCATATTAAACTTACGAAGTAAAGTATAAATACCCTCTCCTTTTTGAGCCACAACCGTTTTTTCTTTATCTTGAGAATATAGCTGAACACTACTAAAAACTAGCATTACAACTAAAACAAGTATTTTTTTCAATATCATTTAATGGTCTTTTAAGCAAATATTATCAAAAATACTGCCCAATTCCAAAAACCAGCCCTTTTGAAGCATTTTTTGTTACTCCGTAACCATAATCTATCCTAAAAATGGCATTAAAAATCTTTTTATGAATAAAACGCACACCCAAACCTGGATACACCCTTAAATTATCAGAATTTACAAAGTCTTTTAACTCTCCTCCAGGGTTACGCCATGTACCAGCATCTACAAATGTATTTCCTTGCAATACAAACCAATTTTTATCTATTAATGTATACCTATACTCCGTATTTAAAACTATAGACCCCGTACCTCTATCAATAATATTACCAACACCTCTTAGGTTTATATTATTATCTACAGAAAAAGGCGCAAAAGGTGTTTCATCATTTGTAGCCAAACCAACTCTTAACCTGTTAGCCCAATTGCCACGCTCACCTACTCTTTTGTAATACACAAAATCATTAAAAGCTACCAAAAAATTATCTAACTCTTTTGTAGAGCTATGCACGTACTGAGAGTTTAAAGTACTTTTAAACCCGTCTAAATATTGGTAATGGTATTTTATATTGCTGTATTTATATATAGCCTTGTATGAGAATTTGTTAACATCTAATGCCTGTGGCACATTTTCATTAGTTGCGCCACGTATGTAGTTATATTTTTCTGTAAAAAAATTAATTCCTAAATCTACACTATGTCGCTGGTTAAATTGATACAATCCTAAAACTTCTATAGCTTCATTATGGTACTTATAATCTGCCGTTGTATCATCAAAAAAAATAGGTTCTTGTGTTTTTAAATTGTTATAGCTTACAGCTAAACCTGCATTTGCACTAAATAAATAAGGAGCTCTAAACAACAAGCCATAAGAGTTAAATATATCTTTCTGATAAAAACCACCTATAGTAATATTGCGTCCTGTAAAATTAAACTCTTGCACACCAACCCTAAACGCAAAATCGTCATTAGAAGACGTGTATAAATTAGCAAATGGTATTATGGTAAAATTTTCCTCTACCATATAAACCAAATTATAACTACTACCTACTGTATTCTTGCGTAATTTAAATGAAGCATTTGCTATAGATGGCAACCTTTTTAACTGATTAACTGTTTCTAAAATTGCTGTAGAATCTGTAACAGAGCCAGCAACAATTGGCACCACTTTTTTTAAGAACGATATTTTAGTTTTTTTAGCGCCAATAAAACTAACATCTGCTATAGTTATATTTTGAGAATAAACCATAGTACAAAAAAGCAAACAAAGTAACGAGACTAGTTTTTTCATAGTTTTTTAAGGTGAAAAGCTGGTTTCTGTAAGTAAGTTTACCCAATTATCTTGGCTAACTGCCATTAAAGTAAAACCATAGGTTAGTGATTTATTTAAAGTTGGTGGTTGTTTAGTTGTAATGTTTAGCACTACATTGTCTAGTTTGTAATACCTAAACATTTTGTCATAGGTATATGTGCCCGACAAAAAATTGTTTTCATTGTCTGTTACTACCTGAAAATAAATAGCAGAATCTGTATACATACCGTCTTTCCAAGAAAAAATTGGCATTGTAGATGTACTGTTATCTATAGTTAACGTGTTAATTTTTTCTGTTGGTTTGCTAATGTGTTTTAAATAAATTGGATTACAAATATGCATTTTACCATCCTCAACAAAACTAACTATCACCCATTTTTCTTGAATAGGATTGACTAAAAATCGTTTTATTTTACCATTAAAAACATCTAATATTTCAGGTGTTTTTTCTGTGTAAGACTCAAAATTATTTTTATCTACGTTAATTGATTCTGTCTCAAAATACCTAAAATTAGTAGCGCCCTCTCTAGGATAAAAAAACACATTTACGGTATGTGCTTTATCTGCACTGGCTGCGCATGCAATAACATTATCTATAACAACAGTTTCTTCATCTAAAACTGCTTGCAAAGTAGATAAATTGGTTAGTTTATCTTTAGAACAACCGCAGGTTATCAAAATTAAAAAAAGAAGAAAAAAGTTTAATTTACTTAAATCCATAATATTGTTTTAAAACCAATTCCGCTGGTTTATTTTGCGGTGTAAACCTATTATCATCTTCGCCACCCACATTGTCATGATCTATAAACCATTTCCAAACATAGCCACCAGCAAACCAATCTTCTGTCCAAAACATTTCTAAAATAGCTTTAGTAGCATTAGACTGTGCCTCTAGGTTTACGTTTGTTTTGTTACGGTCTACCAGCCAAGGTTTTTCGCCTGTATAATCCATACTTCTATAACCATATTCTGTAAATAAAATTGGCTTATTTACAGAGCTCGACATTTGTTTTAACGCCTTTTTATGTGGCTGCCATCCTTGTTTTAACTGCGCTACAGTTGGATGCTTTTCTTTAGACAGCGGAAAATATGCATCTACACCTACATAGTCTAATTTACTCCAAAATGGCACTTTAGGATACTCATCCCAATTGGCTGCATAGGTTAATTTACCTTTATATACTTTTTTTACCTCTACAATAAGCTTGCTCCAAAACTCTGGCCTTTGTAGTACAAATTTTTCTAGCTCGGTACCAATGCAAAAAACATCTACATTAACCTCTTGTGCCAGCGTAGCATAGGTAAGTATAAAGTTTAAATAAGATTTTTCTAACGTTAGCCAATGTTCTTCAGAATCCATTTCTAAAGTACCAGTAAATTTTCCGTCCCTAATCCATATTTGCGGTTTTAACATTACACCTATTCCGTTTTTATGCAGAATATCTGTGTAATGTTTTATACCATCTTTACGCTCTCCAAACCACTGCCTATCCGAATTAAAAATTAACTGCGAATCATTAATATCTCTTATAAAACCAAATGGCATAACAGATGCCGCATTGGCGTTTATAGTTAATATAGGAGTAATATTTTTTTGTGTTACCTTATCTCTAGAAGACACAAAACTTACTCCGTTTATTTTTTTTGAAACCTGACTATTGCAAGAAAACTGCAAACAACATAATAATAGTAGACCAATTTTTTTCACAAACCATATTTTTAAGTCTCCTAAATTACACTATTTAATTTTAGACTTAAAAAATTGCTCTTAAACCCAAGTTAAATGTTTCTCCTAAGCCTGTATTATCTCCTCCAACAAAATTTGTGTACAACAACTCTAAGTTTAGCGCATTTGTTAGCTGGTATTTTGTACCTCCACCTAATGCTGTGTAATTCTGACTAAAATTGTTTCCTAAGTCTAAACGTTGTGAGTGCTGTGCTAATGCCAATACTGTAAACTTACTAGTAGGAAAATAACTTAAAAAAACACCCGGAGTTAACCCTAAACTGTTATTTGCAAAACTTTTTTCTTTGTCGCCAAAATTAAGCTCTGTATTTAACTCTGTAAATAGTTGCCACTTATCTCCTGGAAAAGTATAATCATAAAAAAATCTGTTTTGCCAAATAAATCCGTTTTGATCTAGAAAAACACCATTCTCAGTTTCGTTATCTACTAAAGGTATATACAAAGAACTCTGAATAGAAAAATTACCAACAGACTCAAAAGGCACAAACTTTACAGATGGGGCAAATGATGTTAAACCAGCTCTAGCAACCCCGTCTTTATTCTTAAATTTTAAAGCATCTAAAGTTTTGGTTCCACCAATTGTATTAGAGCGTATTTTTAATATTACACCTAAATTCCATCTATTATTTTCTCCTACCCCTGTATATCCTTCTAAGGTAGATGTAAAAAAGGTTTGCCTAGGCTGTTCACCACTTGTAAATGTACTTTTAGTTTCTGTATAAATATTATTAAACCATTTAATATCAAACTTACCCTTACCTATTAATTTAGATGGTGTGTATTGTTGTATATTACTCTTTTGCACATCATCATTTTCCTGAGAATACCCTGCAAATACTGTTAGTAATCCTAATGCTAGGGCTATTTTTTTAATTTTTTTCATATTTTTAGTTGTTGATTGTTGTTTTACTTATTTGTTTTTATTGCCTGTTTAATGTCCAATCGTATGGGTAAAAAGATACTTTTGCTTTAGCGTTTATCTTTTCCTTTCTGTATAGGTTTACAAAGTCTATTAACGATTTACCGCCCTGTGTAAAATCTCCCTTATACCATTCAAAAATTTGAGAAAGCTTAACTTTATTTTTATTTACCATTATAAAATTTGGATTATTAATAGCTATCTCAGTTTGCTTCTGCAACTGGTCTTCTAACATACTTGGTATATACGCTTTATTAATAATTGGTGGGCAACCAAGTCCTGCGCAAACCAATACAAAATGGAAACGTGCTTCTTTAGGAAAAACAGCGCGTAACATTTTATGCTCCATATCATTTAACGTAAGTTCCTTACCGGCTACATTGTGCTTTATTTTATCAAAAAAACCAGCCTTATCTAACGGGGTTTTTAACGGATAATTTTCTACCACATTTTTTATAACACTAATATTGTATGCATTAATCCAAAATGCTTGATAGTTTTTAACGTTATCTTCGGTAACATTGGTTGTTTTTAATAAAGCCACCAGCTCATTTAAATGTTTTGGTTGTTTTTTTATTTCTTGGTAAGCTACCTTACCGTTGCTCACATAAGAATTAAAAAAAGTATTAGCTTTAGTAAAAAAGATTTCTGTAGCTTGTGCCTGTACCGTGGTAATACCAAAAAGAAACAGTATTACGGTTGCTTTTGTTATAGTTTTCATAATTTTTGGTGTTATTTAATAGGTGTGTCGACATTTAATATTAAAACCTACACAGCGCTATTAAATTAATTTTAAGCAAAGTAACTTGTTAAGTATCACATTTTGATAACAAAAGAAAATCAAGTTTATTCTTATTTAGAAACCATATAAATAGATACCCAACAGTTAAGTTTAGCTCTTATACACCGACAGAAACTTTAATATTTTTAAAATCTATGGAACACATTGTTATTATTGGTAATGGTATTGCAGGCGTAACTGCTGCAAGGCATATTAGAAAATTATCCGACAAAAAAATTACGATCATTTCTGCAGAATCTGAGTATTTCTTTTCTAGAACTGCGCTTATGTATGTATATATGGGTCATATGAAGTTTGAACATACACAGCCTTATGAAAACTGGTTTTGGAAAAAAAACAGAATAGATCTTGTAAACGGATATGTTAACAATGTAGACCACGCTAACAAAAAGGTAGATTTAGAAAATTCATCTATCTCTTATGATAAGTTAATTATTGCAACCGGTTCTAAACCTAACAAATTTGGTTGGCCAGGACAAGACTTAAAAGGTGTGCAAGGTTTATACTCTAAACAAGATTTAGAACAGCTACAAAAAAATGCTCCGGATAATAAAACGTGTAAAAGAGCTGTAATAGTTGGTGGCGGATTAATTGGTATAGAAATGGCAGAAATGCTGCGCACACGTAAAATTCCGGTTACCTTTTTAGTTAGAGAAACTAGTTTTTGGAATGGCGTTTTACCAAAAGGAGAATCTGAACTTATTAACGAACATATTTTAGACCATCATATAGATTTACGCCTAAACACCAATTTAGTAGAAATTATTGCCGATGAAAACGGACGTGCTAAAGCTATTACTACAGACAAAGGAGAAACTATAGAGTGTACTGTTGTTGGTTTAACAGCAGGTGTATCTCCTAATGTAGATTTTTTAAAAGAATCTGGTATAGAATTAGGTCGCGGTGTAAAAGTTAATCGTTATTTAGAAACAAACATTAAAGATATTTATGCCATTGGAGATTGTGCAGAACAACACAAGGGCATAGGAAACAGAAGACCTATTGAAGCTGTTTGGTATACCGGAAGAATGATGGGCGAAACACTTGCGCAAACTATTTGTGGCAACAGAATAGAATACAAACCCGGACACTGGTTTAATTCTGCAAAGTTTTTAGATGTAGAATACCAAACATACGGCTGGGTTTTTAGCGAGCGTAATAAGCAAGATTATGAAGCGCATTTTCATTGGAGACACGCTACAGAAAATATTTGCATTACAGTTGCCTACCATAAAGACACAAAGGAATTTTTAGGTATAAATACATTTGGCATACGTATGCGTCACGAGGTTTTTAACAAATGGCTTACTCAAAAAAAGGATATAGAATTTGTGCTTCAACATTTAAAAGATGCCAATTTTGACCCAGAGTTTTACAAACAGTATGAAGCTGAAA carries:
- a CDS encoding DUF547 domain-containing protein; amino-acid sequence: MAYKISAVAILLTLVGFFYFGSTPKITEKAFNKVPSHQKWNALLQKNVNTNGDVNYKAFVKNKAELEAYLKLLQDNSPAKNWSKNDKLAYYINLYNAGTVKLIVDNYPVKSIKDIKSPWDKEVVAIGNKMYSLGYVEHKVLRKMNEPRIHFAINCASYSCPKLVNKAFLADSMDAQLKSAAIDFIADKKRNVITPNKVELSEIFKWFKSDFTENTTLVGFINKYSATQVKDGAKVKYIDYNWSLNEAK
- a CDS encoding TIGR04283 family arsenosugar biosynthesis glycosyltransferase, with the protein product MKQSKLSIIIPVLNEEASIAKLIKEINTRSTFKQIDEIIVVDGGSTDNTTTIATSLNVTVISSDKGRAKQMNTGAKAANGDILYFLHADTIPPYNFDCKILDSISKNNFAGSFRMQFDSDSFFLKFFAWFTRINHKICRGGDQSLFITKDLFFKLNGFNEEYIIYEDGEFIERLYKATNFSVIQDKVTTSARKYQQKGMVKLQYHFGVIHLKKILGKTPQELHNYYKKNIAN
- a CDS encoding N-acetylmuramoyl-L-alanine amidase family protein, with product MILKKILVLVVMLVFSSVQLYSQDKEKTVVAQKGEGIYTLLRKFNMSPSKYYSDFIALNKDNLRNGKHLYEGKTYIIPDRLIKVDGKEELPAIVNGYPIFGKKHATVQRKSNKLKGAVYYLISGHGGPDPGAVTKYGKKLISEDEYAYDITLRLGRELISHGALVYIIIRDENDGIRDGKILPVDYDEVCYPNKTIPLNQVARLKQRVDAVNDLYIKNKGKYQRLIVTHIDSRSVGQNIDVFFYHHEKSSNGKRLAESIHKTFDSKYREYQPNRDYTGTFLDRSGLYLVKNTIPAMAYIEIGNIKNKKDQKRILVAENRQALAKWISEGVLLDHSRNN
- a CDS encoding glycoside hydrolase family 113; this encodes MKKIGLLLLCCLQFSCNSQVSKKINGVSFVSSRDKVTQKNITPILTINANAASVMPFGFIRDINDSQLIFNSDRQWFGERKDGIKHYTDILHKNGIGVMLKPQIWIRDGKFTGTLEMDSEEHWLTLEKSYLNFILTYATLAQEVNVDVFCIGTELEKFVLQRPEFWSKLIVEVKKVYKGKLTYAANWDEYPKVPFWSKLDYVGVDAYFPLSKEKHPTVAQLKQGWQPHKKALKQMSSSVNKPILFTEYGYRSMDYTGEKPWLVDRNKTNVNLEAQSNATKAILEMFWTEDWFAGGYVWKWFIDHDNVGGEDDNRFTPQNKPAELVLKQYYGFK
- a CDS encoding DUF547 domain-containing protein, whose translation is MKTITKATVILFLFGITTVQAQATEIFFTKANTFFNSYVSNGKVAYQEIKKQPKHLNELVALLKTTNVTEDNVKNYQAFWINAYNISVIKNVVENYPLKTPLDKAGFFDKIKHNVAGKELTLNDMEHKMLRAVFPKEARFHFVLVCAGLGCPPIINKAYIPSMLEDQLQKQTEIAINNPNFIMVNKNKVKLSQIFEWYKGDFTQGGKSLIDFVNLYRKEKINAKAKVSFYPYDWTLNRQ
- a CDS encoding NAD(P)/FAD-dependent oxidoreductase, with protein sequence MEHIVIIGNGIAGVTAARHIRKLSDKKITIISAESEYFFSRTALMYVYMGHMKFEHTQPYENWFWKKNRIDLVNGYVNNVDHANKKVDLENSSISYDKLIIATGSKPNKFGWPGQDLKGVQGLYSKQDLEQLQKNAPDNKTCKRAVIVGGGLIGIEMAEMLRTRKIPVTFLVRETSFWNGVLPKGESELINEHILDHHIDLRLNTNLVEIIADENGRAKAITTDKGETIECTVVGLTAGVSPNVDFLKESGIELGRGVKVNRYLETNIKDIYAIGDCAEQHKGIGNRRPIEAVWYTGRMMGETLAQTICGNRIEYKPGHWFNSAKFLDVEYQTYGWVFSERNKQDYEAHFHWRHATENICITVAYHKDTKEFLGINTFGIRMRHEVFNKWLTQKKDIEFVLQHLKDANFDPEFYKQYEAEIIAKYNAEFNSNLSAKKKSLKRIFNIA